A genomic segment from bacterium encodes:
- a CDS encoding GNAT family N-acetyltransferase, protein MEIRPLTADDFFLLNQMDWSPLPKERDSIYLTIAVGQADCSFIAQANHEFLGVILATRSCDGASIYVNHLLVSAAARGQGVGARLLERLEEYARGASVKRLWLLCQDETVGWYTARGYRETCEFLTPQIEAYLKQVKKVHAFLKEF, encoded by the coding sequence ATGGAGATTCGCCCGCTCACAGCCGATGACTTTTTCCTGCTCAACCAGATGGACTGGTCGCCCCTGCCCAAGGAGCGCGACTCGATCTACCTGACAATCGCGGTGGGACAGGCCGACTGCTCGTTCATCGCCCAGGCCAACCACGAGTTCCTGGGGGTGATCCTGGCCACGCGAAGCTGTGACGGCGCCTCGATTTATGTGAACCACCTTCTGGTAAGCGCGGCCGCCCGGGGGCAGGGGGTGGGCGCGCGGTTGCTCGAACGTCTGGAAGAGTACGCCCGGGGCGCTTCGGTGAAGCGCCTCTGGCTGCTCTGCCAGGATGAGACTGTCGGCTGGTACACCGCCCGCGGCTACCGCGAGACCTGCGAGTTCCTCACCCCCCAGATCGAGGCTTACCTGAAGCAGGTGAAGAAAGTGCATGCATTTCTAAAGGAATTCTGA
- a CDS encoding DUF2961 domain-containing protein, translating into MCSALTLFLVTAALGADQGFNGLGMNLGNLSRLSKAKTRSISAENFNGEKGKGGMSVDGPALKAARDLGQGWKVSPYIHIEAGKTFTLAEIQGPGAIQHIWMTPAGVWRHCIIRIYWDGEATPSVECPVGDFFACGWGRYAQVSSLPVCVNPGSAFNCYWEMPFRKSCRITFENIDPEEMTLYYQIDYTLTEVPEDAAYFHAQFRRVNPLPYKEVVTILDGVKGWGQYVGTYLAWGVNNTGWWGEGEIKFFLDGDSQFPTICGTGTEDYFCGSYNFENKVTHQYQEFSTPYSGMPQVIRPDGLYDSQQRFGLYRWHIMDPVRFEKDLKVTIQALGWRADHRYLPLQDDISSTAFWYQTEPHAPFPKLPDRDYLEIR; encoded by the coding sequence ATGTGTTCCGCACTAACCCTGTTCCTTGTCACCGCCGCTTTAGGGGCGGACCAGGGGTTCAACGGCCTGGGCATGAACCTGGGCAACCTGTCGCGCCTCTCCAAGGCCAAGACCCGGTCGATCAGCGCCGAGAATTTCAACGGCGAGAAGGGCAAGGGCGGCATGTCGGTGGACGGCCCGGCCCTGAAAGCGGCGCGCGACCTGGGCCAGGGCTGGAAAGTCTCGCCCTACATCCACATCGAGGCCGGAAAGACCTTTACCCTGGCCGAAATCCAGGGCCCCGGCGCGATCCAGCACATCTGGATGACTCCCGCCGGTGTCTGGCGGCACTGCATCATCCGTATCTACTGGGACGGCGAGGCCACACCCTCGGTGGAGTGCCCGGTGGGCGACTTTTTCGCCTGCGGCTGGGGCCGCTACGCCCAGGTAAGCTCCCTGCCGGTCTGCGTGAACCCCGGCAGCGCGTTCAACTGCTACTGGGAGATGCCGTTCCGCAAGTCCTGCCGGATCACTTTCGAAAATATCGATCCCGAGGAGATGACACTCTACTACCAGATCGACTATACCCTGACCGAAGTGCCCGAGGACGCCGCCTATTTCCACGCCCAGTTCCGGCGGGTCAACCCCCTGCCATACAAAGAGGTGGTGACCATACTGGACGGGGTCAAGGGTTGGGGCCAGTACGTGGGCACCTACCTGGCCTGGGGGGTCAACAACACCGGCTGGTGGGGCGAGGGCGAGATCAAGTTCTTCCTGGACGGAGACAGCCAGTTCCCAACGATCTGCGGCACCGGCACGGAGGACTATTTCTGCGGCTCCTATAACTTCGAGAACAAGGTCACGCATCAGTACCAGGAGTTCAGCACCCCCTATTCCGGAATGCCCCAGGTGATCCGGCCGGACGGCCTCTACGACTCGCAGCAGCGGTTTGGCCTCTACCGCTGGCACATCATGGACCCGGTCCGCTTCGAGAAAGACCTCAAAGTGACGATCCAGGCCCTGGGCTGGCGCGCTGACCATCGCTACCTGCCGCTACAGGATGACATCTCCTCAACGGCGTTCTGGTACCAGACCGAGCCCCATGCGCCATTCCCCAAGCTGCCGGACAGGGATTATCTGGAAATCCGCTAA
- a CDS encoding dihydroxy-acid dehydratase, translating to PGQDIIQPLDKPIKKTGHIQIMYGNLAPEGAVAKITGKEGLRFDGPAQVYDSEEDCIRALEQGRVKAGSVVVIRYEGPKGGPGMREMLKVTSMIMGQGLGDKLALITDGRFSGGTHGFVVGHVCPEAQVGGPIALVRDGDRLSLDTEARTLTLHVDGPELERRRLQWQPRDHGFRRGVLWKYAKMVSPASQGCVTDE from the coding sequence CCGGGCCAGGACATCATCCAGCCGCTGGACAAACCGATCAAGAAGACCGGGCATATCCAGATAATGTACGGCAACCTGGCCCCGGAGGGCGCGGTGGCCAAGATCACTGGCAAGGAGGGTCTGCGGTTCGACGGCCCAGCCCAGGTCTACGACAGCGAGGAGGACTGCATCCGGGCGCTGGAGCAGGGCCGGGTCAAGGCCGGCTCGGTGGTGGTGATCCGCTACGAGGGCCCCAAGGGCGGCCCGGGCATGCGCGAGATGCTCAAAGTCACCTCGATGATCATGGGCCAGGGTCTGGGGGACAAGCTGGCCCTGATCACGGACGGCCGCTTCTCGGGAGGGACACACGGGTTCGTGGTCGGGCATGTCTGCCCGGAGGCGCAGGTGGGCGGCCCGATCGCCCTGGTGCGCGACGGCGACAGGCTGAGCCTGGACACCGAGGCCCGCACCCTGACCCTGCACGTGGACGGCCCCGAGCTGGAACGCCGCCGCCTCCAGTGGCAGCCCCGTGATCACGGGTTCCGTCGCGGCGTGCTCTGGAAATATGCCAAGATGGTCTCCCCGGCCAGCCAGGGCTGTGTCACGGACGAGTGA